The following proteins are co-located in the Primulina tabacum isolate GXHZ01 chromosome 11, ASM2559414v2, whole genome shotgun sequence genome:
- the LOC142518834 gene encoding SURP and G-patch domain-containing protein 1-like protein isoform X1: MDKATDRGIFANDGSFMERFKQLQQEKDKKDEVRKKSLSGSSTSVNSYPKTVKSKPTLNFKANNSQKIIQSPSSGKLAFSLKQKSKLVSPAVKFDEDEDEDEKNHGNSSDDAPMKRPKLADHSVSDQQSQADVVPPLPSDLTVRKVADKLASFVAKNGRQFEHVTRQKNPGDTPFKFLFDENCSDYKYYLYRLSEEQKGLVQSRDSQTSQNDTATSHSGSSSQRPHHQHSKYQTPSSALYESAEHMEHTHLSQITSGKNGESSTLTASDPIAMMEFYMKKAAQEEKLRPPKPSKDEMPPPAALQASAKKGHHMGDYIPLEELEKFMATCNDVSAQKAAKEYADRAKIQADNVGHKLLSKMGWKEGEGLGSSKSGIAAPIMAGDVKKDNLGIGAHAPGEVTAEDDIYEQYKKRMMLGYRHRPNPLNNPRKSYY, translated from the exons ATGGACAAAGCAACAGATCGTGGCATTTTTGCTAATGATGGGTCATTCATGGAGAGGTTCAAACAACTTCAACAGGAAAAAGATAAGAAGGATGAAGTACGGAAGAAGTCTTTGTCGGGCTCAAGTACATCTGTAAATTCATACCCAAAAACAGTCAAAAGTAAACCGACTCTGAATTTTAAGGCTAATAACTCTCAGAAAATTATCCAATCTCCTTCAAGTGGAAAACTTGCCTTCAGTTTGAAACAAAAGTCCAAACTTGTTTCACCCGCTGTTAAATTTGATGAAGATGAGGATGAAGATGAAAAGAATCATGGAAATTCCTCAGATGATGCACCTATGAAGCGACCAAAATTGGCAGATCATAGTGTGTCTGACCAGCAGTCTCAAGCTGATGTTG TACCGCCTTTGCCAAGTGACCTGACAGTGAGGAAAGTAGCAGACAAACTAGCAAGTTTTGTTGCTAAGAATGGAAGGCAGTTTGAGCATGTAACACGACAAAAAAACCCTGGAGACACTCCCTTCAA GTTTTTATTTGATGAAAACTGCTCGGATTACAAGTATTATCTGTATCGACTCAGTGAAGAGCAAAAGGGTTTGGTCCAAAGTAGGGATTCCCAAACATCACAAAATG ACACTGCAACCTCCCATTCAGGAAGTAGTTCTCAGAGGCCACATCATCAGCATTCAAAATATCAAACTCCTTCCTCAGCTTTATACGAGTCTGCAGAGCATATGGAACATACTCATTTATCCCAAATAACAAGTGGAAAAAATGGT GAATCAAGTACCTTAACTGCCTCAGACCCTATAGCGATGATGGAATTTTACATGAAGAAGGCTGCACAAGAAGAGAAATTGAGGCCTCCTAAACCATCAAAGGATGAGATGCCGCCCCCTGCTGCTCTCCAAG CGTCTGCTAAGAAAGGACACCACATGGGTGATTATATTCCTCTagaagaacttgaaaaattcatGGCTACCTGTAATGATGTTTCTGCTCAGAAAGCTGCAAAAGAATATGCAGATAGAGCAAAAATCCAGGCAGATAATGTTGGTCACAAGCTTTTGTCGAAAATGGGCTGGAAGGAAG GCGAGGGCCTGGGGAGCTCCAAAAGTGGAATTGCTGCACCAATTATGGCAGGTGATGTAAAAAAGGATAACCTGGGCATAGGTGCTCATGCTCCAGGTGAGGTTACTGCTGAAGATGACATATATGAGCAGTACAAGAAGCGAATGATGCTCGGTTATCGCCATAGACCTAATCCCTTG AACAATCCACGGAAATCGTATTACTGA
- the LOC142518834 gene encoding SURP and G-patch domain-containing protein 1-like protein isoform X2, with protein sequence MDKATDRGIFANDGSFMERFKQLQQEKDKKDEVRKKSLSGSSTSVNSYPKTVKSKPTLNFKANNSQKIIQSPSSGKLAFSLKQKSKLVSPAVKFDEDEDEDEKNHGNSSDDAPMKRPKLADHSVSDQQSQADVVPPLPSDLTVRKVADKLASFVAKNGRQFEHVTRQKNPGDTPFKFLFDENCSDYKYYLYRLSEEQKGLVQSRDSQTSQNDTATSHSGSSSQRPHHQHSKYQTPSSALYESAEHMEHTHLSQITSGKNDPIAMMEFYMKKAAQEEKLRPPKPSKDEMPPPAALQASAKKGHHMGDYIPLEELEKFMATCNDVSAQKAAKEYADRAKIQADNVGHKLLSKMGWKEGEGLGSSKSGIAAPIMAGDVKKDNLGIGAHAPGEVTAEDDIYEQYKKRMMLGYRHRPNPLNNPRKSYY encoded by the exons ATGGACAAAGCAACAGATCGTGGCATTTTTGCTAATGATGGGTCATTCATGGAGAGGTTCAAACAACTTCAACAGGAAAAAGATAAGAAGGATGAAGTACGGAAGAAGTCTTTGTCGGGCTCAAGTACATCTGTAAATTCATACCCAAAAACAGTCAAAAGTAAACCGACTCTGAATTTTAAGGCTAATAACTCTCAGAAAATTATCCAATCTCCTTCAAGTGGAAAACTTGCCTTCAGTTTGAAACAAAAGTCCAAACTTGTTTCACCCGCTGTTAAATTTGATGAAGATGAGGATGAAGATGAAAAGAATCATGGAAATTCCTCAGATGATGCACCTATGAAGCGACCAAAATTGGCAGATCATAGTGTGTCTGACCAGCAGTCTCAAGCTGATGTTG TACCGCCTTTGCCAAGTGACCTGACAGTGAGGAAAGTAGCAGACAAACTAGCAAGTTTTGTTGCTAAGAATGGAAGGCAGTTTGAGCATGTAACACGACAAAAAAACCCTGGAGACACTCCCTTCAA GTTTTTATTTGATGAAAACTGCTCGGATTACAAGTATTATCTGTATCGACTCAGTGAAGAGCAAAAGGGTTTGGTCCAAAGTAGGGATTCCCAAACATCACAAAATG ACACTGCAACCTCCCATTCAGGAAGTAGTTCTCAGAGGCCACATCATCAGCATTCAAAATATCAAACTCCTTCCTCAGCTTTATACGAGTCTGCAGAGCATATGGAACATACTCATTTATCCCAAATAACAAGTGGAAAAAATG ACCCTATAGCGATGATGGAATTTTACATGAAGAAGGCTGCACAAGAAGAGAAATTGAGGCCTCCTAAACCATCAAAGGATGAGATGCCGCCCCCTGCTGCTCTCCAAG CGTCTGCTAAGAAAGGACACCACATGGGTGATTATATTCCTCTagaagaacttgaaaaattcatGGCTACCTGTAATGATGTTTCTGCTCAGAAAGCTGCAAAAGAATATGCAGATAGAGCAAAAATCCAGGCAGATAATGTTGGTCACAAGCTTTTGTCGAAAATGGGCTGGAAGGAAG GCGAGGGCCTGGGGAGCTCCAAAAGTGGAATTGCTGCACCAATTATGGCAGGTGATGTAAAAAAGGATAACCTGGGCATAGGTGCTCATGCTCCAGGTGAGGTTACTGCTGAAGATGACATATATGAGCAGTACAAGAAGCGAATGATGCTCGGTTATCGCCATAGACCTAATCCCTTG AACAATCCACGGAAATCGTATTACTGA